A single window of Theropithecus gelada isolate Dixy chromosome 9, Tgel_1.0, whole genome shotgun sequence DNA harbors:
- the NPFFR1 gene encoding neuropeptide FF receptor 1, giving the protein MEGEPSQPPNSSWPLSQNGTNAEATPAANLTFSSYYQHTSPVAAMFIVAYALIFLLCMVGNTLVCFIVLKNRHMRTVTNMFILNLAVSDLLVGIFCMPTTLVDNLITGWPFDNATCKMSGLVQGMSVSASVFTLVAIAVERFRCIVYPFREKLTLRKALVTIAVIWALALLIMCPSAVTLTVTREEHHFMVDARNRSYPLYSCWEAWPEKGMRKVYTAVLFSHIYLAPLALIVVMYARIARKLCQAPGPARGGEEAADGRAARRRARVVHMLVMVALFFTLSWLPLWALLLLIDYGQLSAPQLHLVTVYAFPFAHWLAFFNSSANPIIYGYFNENFRRGFQAAFRARLCQRPLGSHKGAYSERPGGLLHRRVFVAVRPSDSGLPSESGPSSGAPRPGRLPLRNGRVAHHGLAREGPGCSHLPLTIPAWDI; this is encoded by the exons GGGagccctcccagcctcccaacaGCAGTTGGCCCCTAAGTCAGAATGGGACTAACGCTGAGGCCACTCCAGCTGCAAACCTCACCTTCTCCTCCTACTACCAGCACACCTCCCCTGTGGCGGCCATGTTCATTGTGGCCTATGCGCTCATCTTCCTGCTTTGCATGGTGGGCAACACCCTGGTCTGTTTCATCGTGCTCAAGAACCGGCACATGCGTACCGTCACCAACATGTTCATCCTCAACCTGGCCGTCAGTGACCTGCTGGTGGGCATCTTCTGCATGCCCACCACCCTTGTGGACAACCTCATCACTG GGTGGCCCTTCGACAATGCCACATGCAAGATGAGCGGCTTGGTGCAGGGCATGTCTGTGTCAGCTTCCGTTTTCACGCTGGTGGCCATTGCTGTGGAAAG GTTCCGCTGCATCGTGTATCCTTTCCGCGAGAAGCTGACCCTGCGGAAGGCGCTGGTCACCATCGCCGTCATCTGGGCCCTGGCACTGCTCATCATGTGCCCCTCGGCCGTCACGCTGACCGTCACCCGTGAGGAGCACCACTTCATGGTGGACGCCCGCAACCGCTCCTACCCGCTCTACTCGTGCTGGGAGGCCTGGCCCGAGAAGGGCATGCGCAAGGTCTACACCGCTGTGCTCTTCTCGCACATCTACCTGGCGCCGCTGGCGCTCATCGTGGTCATGTACGCCCGCATCGCTCGCAAGCTCTGCCAGGCCCCGGGCCCGGCCCGCGGTGGGGAGGAGGCGGCGGACGGGCGGGCTGCGCGGCGCAGGGCGCGCGTGGTGCACATGCTGGTCATGGTGGCGCTCTTCTTCACACTGTCCTGGCTGCCGCTTTGGGCGCTGTTGCTGCTCATCGACTACGGGCAGCTCAGCGCGCCGCAGCTGCACCTGGTCACCGTCTACGCCTTCCCCTTCGCGCACTGGCTGGCCTTCTTCAACAGCAGCGCCAACCCCATTATCTACGGCTACTTCAACGAGAACTTCCGCCGCGGCTTCCAGGCGGCCTTCCGCGCCCGCCTCTGCCAGCGCCCGTTGGGGAGCCACAAGGGGGCCTACTCCGAGCGGCCCGGCGGGCTTCTGCACAGGCGGGTCTTCGTGGCGGTGCGCCCCAGCGACTCCGGGCTGCCCTCTGAGTCGGGCCCTAGCAGTGGGGCCCCCAGGCCCGGCCGCCTCCCGCTGCGGAATGGGCGGGTGGCCCACCACGGCTTGGCCAGGGAAGGGCCTGGCTGCTCCCACCTGCCCCTCACCATTCCAGCCTGGGATATCTGA